The following proteins are encoded in a genomic region of Enterocloster clostridioformis:
- a CDS encoding Coenzyme F420 hydrogenase/dehydrogenase, beta subunit C-terminal domain, whose translation MIPTNMNRGGGGTPLAVYAIKNRDEFIRKESRSGGVFPAIANWIISKNGAVYGCVTDSDFRAVHIRVDSKSNVHRFSGSKYVQSDLGDVCREVQSDLLNDKYVLFSGTSCQIAGLKAFLHKVNCDMSKLYTVDIVCHGVPSPRIWEEYIRYIEETYKSNVEHADFRNKRDFGWADHVESFRLKNGKCINTSSYTALFYRHFTLRPACHQCPYKSTQRISDISLADFWGVNKVIRLFNDNKGVSAVLINSENGKSVFEMIKDNLIWKEVGIENCMQTALRVPFAPNKERNNFWNQYYLKGFSAALFSVENVKKDYLIHNLLPKKIYLLIKKFTLRNKM comes from the coding sequence ATGATACCAACTAATATGAATCGGGGGGGGGGGGGTACACCTCTTGCGGTTTATGCAATAAAAAATAGAGATGAATTTATAAGAAAAGAAAGCCGCTCTGGAGGAGTATTTCCAGCAATTGCAAATTGGATAATTTCAAAAAATGGAGCCGTTTATGGTTGTGTGACTGATTCTGACTTTCGGGCCGTACATATTAGAGTGGATTCAAAAAGTAATGTACACAGATTTTCTGGAAGCAAATATGTTCAATCGGATTTAGGAGATGTTTGCAGAGAGGTTCAATCAGACCTGCTAAATGACAAATATGTCTTATTTTCGGGAACTAGTTGCCAAATAGCAGGTTTGAAAGCCTTTCTGCACAAAGTCAACTGTGATATGTCTAAACTATATACAGTGGATATTGTTTGCCATGGAGTTCCGAGTCCACGTATATGGGAAGAATATATACGTTATATTGAAGAAACCTATAAATCGAATGTAGAACATGCGGACTTTAGGAATAAAAGGGACTTTGGTTGGGCAGATCATGTAGAATCTTTTAGGCTGAAAAACGGGAAATGTATTAATACTAGCTCATATACAGCTTTGTTTTATAGGCATTTTACTTTACGGCCAGCATGTCATCAATGTCCATATAAAAGCACACAAAGAATCAGTGATATTTCGCTTGCAGACTTTTGGGGTGTAAATAAGGTAATAAGATTATTTAATGACAACAAGGGTGTTTCGGCAGTCTTAATTAATTCTGAAAATGGTAAGAGTGTTTTTGAAATGATTAAAGACAATCTGATCTGGAAAGAAGTTGGTATTGAGAACTGCATGCAAACAGCGTTGAGAGTGCCTTTTGCCCCTAATAAGGAAAGAAATAATTTTTGGAATCAGTATTATTTAAAAGGCTTTTCGGCTGCGCTTTTCAGCGTAGAGAATGTTAAGAAAGATTATTTAATTCATAACTTGTTACCGAAAAAGATATATTTATTGATTAAAAAATTTACTCTCCGAAATAAGATGTAA
- a CDS encoding Coenzyme F420 hydrogenase/dehydrogenase, beta subunit C-terminal domain: protein MAMEIYAIKHKNEEIRSKSRSGGIFTALTDYILDDMGGIVCGCKMEGVRVAVHDCTNTKESRNLFRGSKYIESNLAWNDCFANIENYLKQGKKVLFSGTSCQVQGLLGVIPQNLKNNLYTVDILCHNIPSGKVWDDYLTWFEKKVNAKIIAVDFRNKEKFGWADHTESLWTTKKVYHNKYYRDLYALGYISRPCCSQCPYKTVTHQSDFTIGDFWGLDRVEKGKEFGDNKGISLVLVNTNKGAELFNLIKNEVEYIPANEADCLQGALVKPYSYDVENRTKFWSDYYSRDFSFVVKKYTTNEILARIKMLLPGDLKKRLRGK, encoded by the coding sequence ATGGCAATGGAGATATATGCTATAAAACACAAGAATGAAGAGATTAGAAGTAAATCACGTAGCGGTGGAATATTCACAGCATTGACTGATTATATACTTGATGACATGGGAGGAATAGTATGTGGGTGCAAGATGGAAGGCGTTCGAGTTGCAGTACATGATTGCACAAATACAAAAGAGAGTAGAAATCTTTTTAGAGGGTCTAAATATATTGAAAGTAATCTTGCATGGAATGATTGTTTCGCCAATATTGAAAACTATTTGAAGCAAGGAAAAAAAGTATTGTTTTCTGGGACTTCTTGTCAGGTACAGGGACTCCTCGGCGTAATTCCGCAGAACTTGAAAAATAATTTGTATACGGTTGATATCTTATGCCATAATATTCCTTCAGGTAAAGTGTGGGATGACTATCTTACATGGTTTGAGAAAAAAGTGAATGCGAAGATTATTGCTGTTGATTTTAGAAATAAAGAAAAATTTGGGTGGGCTGATCATACGGAATCATTATGGACAACGAAGAAAGTATACCATAATAAGTATTATCGTGATTTGTATGCTCTTGGCTATATTTCAAGACCATGCTGTTCGCAATGTCCTTATAAAACTGTAACGCATCAGTCAGATTTTACGATTGGCGATTTTTGGGGACTCGATAGAGTGGAAAAAGGAAAAGAATTTGGAGATAACAAGGGCATATCTTTAGTACTTGTCAACACGAATAAAGGAGCAGAACTTTTTAATTTAATCAAAAATGAAGTTGAGTATATTCCAGCTAATGAAGCAGATTGTTTGCAAGGGGCACTGGTAAAACCGTATTCATACGACGTGGAGAATAGAACGAAGTTTTGGTCAGATTATTATTCAAGAGATTTTTCTTTTGTTGTAAAAAAGTATACTACAAATGAGATTCTTGCGAGAATAAAAATGCTGCTTCCCGGTGATTTGAAAAAAAGATTAAGAGGAAAATAA
- a CDS encoding 4Fe-4S binding protein: MEEMRYQYKDGSYLPESSWSFFKIKKYTPHKSTRYINVDKSDNGTLPELYDKRENCCGCTACFSICPKDAILMEPDEEGFLYPVVDASKCIKCHKCESVCSFKQDQRNKDLF; the protein is encoded by the coding sequence ATGGAAGAAATGCGATATCAATATAAAGATGGTTCGTATTTGCCAGAATCATCTTGGAGTTTTTTCAAAATTAAGAAATATACTCCTCATAAATCAACACGCTATATTAATGTTGATAAGAGCGATAATGGAACTTTGCCAGAATTATATGATAAAAGAGAAAATTGCTGTGGATGCACGGCATGTTTTTCTATTTGTCCTAAAGATGCTATACTTATGGAACCGGATGAAGAGGGTTTTCTATATCCGGTGGTAGACGCTTCAAAATGTATTAAATGCCACAAATGTGAAAGCGTTTGTTCATTTAAGCAAGACCAAAGAAATAAGGACTTGTTTTGA
- a CDS encoding sugar phosphate nucleotidyltransferase: protein MNTTLLIMAAGIGSRFGTGIKQLEPVDDAGHIIMDYSIHDAIEAGFNHVVFIIRKDIEKEFKEVIGDRIASICSSHNVTVDYAFQDINDIPGTLPEGRTKPWGTGQAVLAAKNVIDTPFIVINADDYYGKEGFKAVHEYLVNGGKSCMAGFVLKNTLSDNGGVTRGICKMDKQNNLTEVVETKNIVKTEAGAEADGVAVDVNSLVSMNMWGLTPDFLDVLEEGFKEFFEKEVPSNPLKAEYLIPIFIGELLEQGMMSVKVLKTNDTWYGMTYHEDVAAVKDSFKKMLENGVYKANLFSDL, encoded by the coding sequence ATGAATACAACATTACTTATCATGGCGGCCGGAATCGGCAGCCGATTTGGAACAGGAATAAAACAGTTGGAGCCGGTCGATGATGCTGGTCATATCATCATGGATTACTCGATCCACGATGCAATCGAGGCTGGTTTCAATCATGTGGTCTTTATAATCCGTAAGGATATCGAGAAAGAGTTCAAAGAGGTCATCGGTGATCGCATTGCCTCCATTTGCTCTTCTCATAATGTAACTGTTGACTATGCTTTCCAAGATATCAATGATATCCCGGGAACTCTGCCGGAAGGACGTACAAAGCCGTGGGGAACCGGTCAGGCTGTGCTTGCAGCGAAAAATGTGATTGATACTCCGTTCATCGTCATCAATGCAGACGATTACTATGGCAAGGAAGGCTTCAAGGCTGTTCATGAGTATTTGGTAAACGGCGGCAAGTCCTGCATGGCAGGCTTTGTGCTGAAGAATACTCTGTCCGATAACGGTGGCGTGACTCGTGGTATCTGCAAGATGGATAAGCAGAACAACCTGACCGAGGTTGTGGAAACCAAGAACATCGTCAAGACTGAAGCTGGAGCAGAGGCAGACGGTGTGGCTGTTGATGTGAATTCTCTGGTATCTATGAATATGTGGGGACTGACGCCTGATTTTCTGGATGTACTGGAGGAAGGCTTCAAAGAGTTCTTCGAGAAAGAAGTACCCAGCAATCCTCTGAAAGCAGAGTATCTGATTCCTATCTTCATTGGTGAACTGCTAGAGCAGGGAATGATGTCTGTCAAAGTATTGAAAACAAACGATACCTGGTACGGCATGACCTATCACGAGGATGTAGCAGCAGTAAAGGATAGCTTTAAAAAGATGCTGGAGAACGGTGTGTACAAGGCTAATCTGTTTAGTGATCTGTAA
- a CDS encoding VanZ family protein, which translates to MKETIDLLGKILTNVLTALYEPFGFSLLLSFLAMFFYLYAYEPIHAGKGWKNAIVTWYQKFKESVFFQRLFFLAFVTSLILFRTLLNRQLWMNPLSDVMGGWGIWETVNGEQKLTTECIENVIMMVPFSSVVMWTFGEKIGNGWKKILWESWKIAFIFSISIEMLQLLMRLGTFQLSDIFYNTVGGMLGGLMYCGTMKARKCL; encoded by the coding sequence ATGAAAGAAACGATTGATTTACTCGGGAAGATTCTCACAAACGTTCTGACAGCTCTCTATGAGCCGTTTGGATTCTCACTTCTTCTTTCATTCCTAGCTATGTTTTTCTATCTTTATGCTTATGAGCCAATACATGCAGGCAAAGGCTGGAAGAATGCCATAGTGACCTGGTATCAGAAGTTCAAAGAGAGCGTGTTCTTCCAAAGGTTGTTTTTCTTAGCTTTTGTGACCTCACTTATTCTGTTCCGAACCCTGTTAAACCGTCAGCTGTGGATGAATCCTTTATCCGATGTCATGGGTGGCTGGGGCATCTGGGAGACAGTGAACGGTGAACAGAAGCTGACCACCGAGTGCATCGAGAACGTAATCATGATGGTGCCGTTTAGTTCGGTAGTGATGTGGACATTCGGAGAGAAGATAGGAAATGGCTGGAAGAAGATACTGTGGGAAAGCTGGAAGATAGCATTTATCTTTTCGATAAGCATAGAGATGTTGCAGTTATTGATGCGGCTAGGAACGTTCCAGCTATCGGACATCTTCTATAACACAGTCGGTGGAATGCTAGGCGGATTGATGTACTGTGGGACCATGAAGGCAAGAAAGTGTCTGTAA
- a CDS encoding VOC family protein, translated as MNLSKIHHIAIIVSDYEAAKDFYVNKLGFFVIRENYRPERKDWKLDLRVNEHTELEIFAEENPPKRVNRPEACGLRHLAFCVESVEQTVNELTEVGIECEPIRVDDYTGKKMTFFHDPDGLPLELHE; from the coding sequence ATGAATTTATCAAAAATACATCATATTGCAATCATCGTATCTGACTATGAAGCAGCTAAGGATTTCTATGTGAACAAGCTGGGCTTCTTTGTTATCAGAGAAAACTACCGTCCAGAGCGTAAAGATTGGAAGCTAGATCTGCGTGTTAACGAACACACAGAGCTGGAGATTTTTGCAGAAGAAAACCCGCCGAAGCGTGTGAACCGCCCGGAGGCCTGTGGGCTGCGTCACCTTGCATTTTGTGTGGAGAGCGTGGAGCAGACAGTGAATGAGTTGACAGAGGTAGGAATTGAATGTGAGCCAATTCGTGTGGATGATTACACCGGCAAGAAGATGACATTCTTCCATGACCCGGACGGACTGCCGTTGGAGCTGCATGAGTAA
- a CDS encoding DUF6219 family protein, translating to MKTHKYWSLGALACMAGCFYTGCKKLMKAHKYFACGSLVCMGMAIYSGHKIAPKKKKAEKPEK from the coding sequence ATGAAAACACATAAGTATTGGTCACTCGGAGCACTTGCCTGTATGGCAGGATGCTTCTACACCGGCTGCAAGAAACTGATGAAGGCTCACAAGTATTTCGCTTGTGGCTCTCTGGTCTGCATGGGCATGGCAATCTACTCTGGTCATAAAATTGCACCGAAGAAGAAAAAAGCTGAAAAGCCTGAAAAATAA
- a CDS encoding AAA family ATPase, with protein MKKVRVHITKTTVNAPTYSNVTFEPTLINFFYGKNGTGKSTLARSFKDGNAALTWDGQPFPEERVLVYNEDFIRKNVQSYGNIPGVFTISEVNAQKKKEADEKAIEKKSVDDTIVARGKEAVAKQGELDKLHGDYVEAIWEATKEFRDKFPLALAYLRDKKKFADKIQSMTPKAAKTAPDIPSFDEEDMSMSAGEDHSEAEPMIEIADIEALYQTIHSEKKPDYSAYHLLSSTSLPASDLLSTPILSRSDTEFARFIRALGNLDWITQGHTKYHSSEGKCPYCQQTIPATFEDDLAACYDAEYKADLKKLSSFVQQYKDALNNVYKTAHANEGNNFPSPLQADYKAAFELFMEKARTNVTLLEQKSDSPADVIVLEDLSDLLVELDQISRKINEDIKARNAVLADIPTQKKKCTDMAWSAIVQRTQVLTNTFRRNTDSVIEAMNYIKAESSKLNAKSQALSKEIAKLNSETVNTTKTMQDINRAIASAGFKGFELQEKPGAKYVYQLVRNQNGKKVVVDKDLSEGERHFIAFLYFYHMVMGSQSDAGKVEDKIVVIDDPVSSMDSGSLFVVASLTREMIAVCYNNYAFHEEVVDDHIRQFFCMTHNPYFFREISYNRLPDYECVSFFEIKKDTKNQTSIIECQDEDTIAGGGLINRSPVRNTYDTLWHEYATTSDPDTLLIVIRQILEYYFIQMVGYQNGNLRSDLLDKNEREFVRILDDGSEDRSDYVAAAAMIAMLNVGATGFNDGLYYDSSATSVEQLRSVFERIFKVMHQEQHFNMMTRKAR; from the coding sequence ATGAAAAAGGTACGAGTACACATCACAAAAACAACCGTCAATGCCCCGACCTACAGTAACGTGACCTTTGAACCGACATTGATCAATTTCTTTTATGGAAAAAACGGAACCGGAAAATCTACGCTTGCCCGTTCTTTCAAAGATGGGAACGCTGCACTGACATGGGATGGTCAGCCATTCCCGGAAGAACGTGTTCTTGTTTACAATGAGGATTTTATCCGCAAAAATGTTCAGAGTTATGGTAACATTCCAGGCGTCTTTACTATCTCAGAAGTCAATGCACAGAAGAAAAAAGAAGCTGACGAAAAGGCCATCGAGAAAAAGTCCGTAGATGACACTATTGTCGCAAGGGGAAAAGAGGCGGTAGCAAAGCAAGGTGAATTGGATAAACTGCATGGAGATTATGTCGAAGCCATTTGGGAAGCCACCAAGGAATTCCGGGATAAATTTCCTCTCGCATTAGCCTATCTGCGCGACAAAAAGAAATTTGCTGATAAGATTCAAAGCATGACTCCTAAAGCGGCTAAAACAGCTCCAGACATTCCATCTTTTGATGAAGAAGATATGAGCATGTCCGCAGGTGAAGATCATTCCGAAGCGGAGCCGATGATTGAAATTGCAGATATCGAGGCGCTTTATCAAACCATTCATAGTGAAAAGAAGCCAGACTATAGTGCCTATCATTTGCTGTCATCCACTTCTCTTCCTGCATCTGATCTTCTGTCCACACCGATTCTCAGCCGCAGCGATACGGAATTCGCACGATTCATACGTGCACTTGGCAACCTGGACTGGATTACTCAGGGACATACGAAGTATCACTCTTCTGAAGGGAAGTGTCCTTACTGTCAGCAAACTATTCCAGCCACTTTTGAGGATGACCTTGCTGCCTGCTATGATGCCGAATACAAAGCTGATCTGAAAAAACTGTCTTCGTTTGTTCAACAGTATAAAGACGCACTAAACAATGTATACAAAACAGCTCATGCAAACGAAGGGAACAATTTTCCTTCGCCATTGCAGGCTGATTACAAGGCTGCTTTCGAGCTGTTTATGGAGAAGGCACGTACCAATGTGACCCTGCTGGAGCAGAAATCAGACAGCCCGGCAGATGTGATAGTATTGGAAGATTTGTCTGACCTTCTTGTTGAGCTCGACCAAATTTCACGCAAGATCAACGAAGATATTAAAGCCAGAAATGCTGTTCTCGCTGATATTCCGACTCAAAAGAAAAAATGTACTGATATGGCATGGTCTGCAATCGTTCAGCGGACTCAGGTACTTACAAATACCTTCCGACGCAACACAGATTCTGTGATTGAAGCCATGAATTATATCAAGGCTGAAAGCAGCAAATTGAATGCAAAATCCCAGGCTCTTAGCAAAGAGATCGCAAAATTGAACAGTGAAACTGTCAACACCACTAAAACGATGCAAGATATTAACCGTGCCATCGCCAGTGCCGGTTTTAAAGGGTTTGAGCTTCAGGAAAAACCTGGTGCCAAATATGTCTATCAGCTTGTACGAAATCAGAACGGCAAAAAGGTCGTTGTTGATAAGGATCTTAGTGAAGGTGAACGGCATTTTATTGCTTTCCTGTACTTCTATCACATGGTAATGGGCAGTCAGTCCGATGCTGGAAAAGTCGAGGATAAGATTGTTGTAATCGATGATCCTGTTTCCTCTATGGACAGTGGTTCTCTATTTGTGGTTGCTTCCCTAACTCGTGAAATGATTGCTGTCTGCTATAATAATTATGCATTTCATGAAGAAGTTGTGGATGACCATATTCGACAGTTCTTCTGTATGACACACAACCCTTACTTCTTCCGGGAAATTTCTTATAACCGCTTGCCTGATTATGAATGTGTATCCTTCTTTGAGATAAAGAAAGACACAAAAAATCAGACCAGCATTATAGAATGCCAAGATGAAGACACCATAGCCGGCGGCGGTCTTATCAACCGTTCTCCAGTAAGAAATACTTACGATACCCTTTGGCATGAATACGCCACAACGAGTGACCCGGATACTCTCCTGATTGTCATCCGGCAGATTCTTGAATACTACTTCATCCAGATGGTTGGTTATCAAAATGGAAATCTGCGTTCAGACTTACTGGATAAAAATGAAAGGGAATTCGTAAGAATTTTAGATGATGGCAGCGAAGATCGATCTGACTATGTCGCTGCTGCCGCCATGATTGCCATGCTGAATGTTGGGGCTACTGGCTTTAATGATGGACTATACTATGACTCATCTGCCACCAGTGTTGAACAGTTGCGTTCTGTCTTTGAACGGATCTTTAAGGTCATGCATCAGGAACAGCACTTTAATATGATGACACGAAAAGCCCGATAA
- a CDS encoding helix-turn-helix domain-containing protein yields the protein MEELKDKWFNIEDIAEYLSITQDTARTWVRDGKLPAYKVGKRYKFKLSEVDEWVREGKIKE from the coding sequence ATGGAAGAATTAAAAGATAAATGGTTTAACATTGAAGATATTGCCGAGTACCTGAGCATCACGCAGGATACAGCCCGGACATGGGTAAGAGATGGAAAGCTACCTGCTTATAAAGTGGGAAAGCGATATAAATTCAAGCTCAGCGAAGTGGATGAATGGGTACGAGAGGGAAAAATAAAGGAGTAG
- a CDS encoding sigma-70 family RNA polymerase sigma factor: protein MTINNKTTFKELKKLVGSTKELAKLPTAKELRNSDEEIVFDGDVAGAHFIIYKNGLFIYSRSGHATVYAVDRCTEIEYPCVYADEGGLNVTAGCKHRVKTDRDGQKHLIVIVPETEYMNGPWAMPLDVVGTHRLDHNSDSREQSHSDFSLSNDGTDWENKAITPDFTDVQEAEEREEELCRKLEEAKKKLTDKQREVIQHAFYEDPDQTQAEMAKKMNCSQPMIHKHLDAALKNLRKDMGL, encoded by the coding sequence ATGACAATCAATAATAAGACAACTTTTAAGGAACTGAAGAAACTGGTCGGCAGCACAAAGGAACTGGCAAAGCTCCCGACTGCCAAGGAGTTGCGTAACTCCGATGAGGAGATCGTGTTCGATGGCGATGTGGCCGGCGCACACTTCATTATTTATAAGAACGGCCTGTTTATCTACAGCCGCAGTGGACATGCCACGGTTTATGCAGTGGATCGCTGCACGGAGATCGAATACCCGTGTGTTTACGCCGATGAGGGCGGTCTGAATGTTACGGCCGGATGCAAGCACAGAGTTAAGACGGACCGCGACGGACAGAAGCACCTCATCGTGATCGTGCCGGAAACGGAGTACATGAATGGCCCGTGGGCAATGCCGCTGGATGTTGTTGGCACACACCGGCTGGATCACAACAGTGACAGCCGCGAACAGAGCCACAGCGATTTCAGCCTGAGCAACGATGGTACAGACTGGGAAAACAAAGCAATTACACCGGATTTCACGGATGTGCAGGAGGCAGAAGAACGGGAAGAGGAGCTGTGCAGAAAGCTGGAAGAAGCAAAAAAGAAGCTGACAGATAAGCAGAGAGAAGTGATCCAGCATGCTTTCTATGAAGATCCGGATCAGACACAGGCAGAGATGGCAAAGAAGATGAACTGTTCCCAGCCGATGATCCATAAGCATCTGGATGCGGCACTCAAAAATCTTCGTAAGGATATGGGGTTATAA
- a CDS encoding DUF4406 domain-containing protein — MKKVYICSPYRPTGQNPEAERKRNVEKAQTACRLAIDAGYLPLAPHLYFTQMLNDDELFERFLGMAYGSLWLDEADEMWVIGTELSDGMKQELEYARKKNIPVTMKKV, encoded by the coding sequence ATGAAAAAAGTATATATCTGTTCACCGTATCGGCCGACTGGACAGAACCCGGAGGCAGAGCGAAAGCGGAATGTAGAAAAGGCACAGACAGCCTGCAGGCTTGCAATCGATGCCGGGTATCTGCCGCTTGCACCACACCTCTATTTTACCCAGATGCTCAATGATGACGAGCTGTTCGAGCGTTTTCTCGGTATGGCTTACGGCAGCCTGTGGCTGGACGAGGCAGATGAGATGTGGGTGATTGGTACGGAACTTTCGGATGGTATGAAGCAGGAGCTGGAATATGCCCGGAAGAAAAACATCCCGGTCACGATGAAAAAAGTCTGA
- a CDS encoding DUF2800 domain-containing protein → MSAHSEKGPSSSERWINCTPSAKLCADMPDVSTSFAQEGTDAHEVCEYELKKALGQKMACPVENLTYYNPEMQECADGYRDYVMELVEEARQRTKDVVVLVEQKIQYERFVKGGFGTADCIIIADGVLNVVDFKYGLGVEVSAIGNTQMRIYALGALEIFDPLYDIDTVQMTIYQPRKANISVDSISRDDLYDWAEHVLKPAALEADEGNGEFHAGHWCRFCKARHICRERAKKNLELAAYEFAAPPLLSDEEIVEILEKVDGLLRWANDVKEYALQEAVAGKKWDGYKLVEGRSIRKYTSEKSVAEAAVAAGYDPYEKRVLGVTEMQKMMGKKKFEEILGAMVIKPQGKPVLVSRDDKRPEMNTINDDFKEEN, encoded by the coding sequence GTGAGTGCGCATTCTGAAAAAGGACCATCCAGCTCGGAACGCTGGATAAACTGCACACCGAGTGCAAAGCTCTGTGCCGATATGCCGGATGTATCGACCAGCTTTGCACAGGAGGGCACCGATGCCCATGAGGTATGCGAGTATGAGCTGAAGAAGGCTCTGGGGCAGAAGATGGCCTGCCCGGTCGAGAACCTTACTTATTATAATCCGGAAATGCAGGAGTGTGCAGACGGTTACCGGGATTATGTCATGGAACTGGTGGAGGAAGCAAGGCAGCGGACAAAGGATGTGGTTGTGCTGGTGGAGCAGAAGATCCAGTACGAACGCTTTGTCAAAGGCGGCTTCGGCACAGCAGATTGCATCATCATCGCAGATGGTGTCCTGAATGTAGTCGATTTTAAGTACGGGCTTGGAGTGGAAGTTTCTGCGATCGGGAATACCCAGATGCGCATTTATGCATTGGGCGCATTGGAAATCTTCGACCCGCTGTACGACATCGACACGGTGCAGATGACTATCTACCAGCCCCGGAAGGCAAACATCTCTGTGGATTCCATTTCCCGTGACGACCTGTATGACTGGGCGGAGCATGTGCTGAAGCCGGCTGCGTTGGAAGCGGACGAGGGCAACGGAGAGTTCCATGCCGGCCACTGGTGCCGTTTCTGCAAGGCGCGTCATATCTGCCGGGAACGGGCAAAGAAGAATCTGGAGCTGGCTGCCTATGAGTTTGCCGCACCGCCTCTGCTTTCGGATGAGGAGATCGTGGAAATCCTGGAAAAGGTAGACGGTCTCCTGCGCTGGGCAAACGATGTGAAAGAGTATGCCCTACAGGAAGCAGTCGCCGGTAAGAAGTGGGACGGCTATAAGCTGGTGGAAGGCCGCTCCATCCGCAAGTACACCAGCGAGAAGTCTGTCGCAGAAGCAGCGGTTGCCGCTGGGTATGATCCGTATGAGAAACGGGTGCTGGGCGTGACTGAGATGCAGAAGATGATGGGCAAAAAGAAATTTGAAGAAATTCTGGGGGCAATGGTTATAAAACCCCAGGGAAAACCTGTCTTAGTGTCAAGGGATGATAAGCGTCCTGAGATGAATACGATAAACGATGATTTCAAGGAGGAAAATTAA
- a CDS encoding DUF2815 family protein, whose amino-acid sequence MANKMTNPMKVITGPKTRWSYANVWEPKSINGGTAKYSVCLLIPKEDTVTVEKIKKAIEAAYKEGEAKLKGNGKSVPPLAALKTPLRDGDVEKPDDESYAGHYFLNANNTTAPGIVDADRQPILQRSEVYSGVYGRASISFYAFNSSGNKGIACSLNNLQKIADGEHLGGKASAEDDFATEEDDDFLS is encoded by the coding sequence ATGGCAAACAAAATGACAAATCCGATGAAGGTGATCACTGGTCCGAAGACCCGCTGGAGCTACGCAAATGTGTGGGAGCCGAAGAGCATCAACGGCGGCACAGCGAAATACTCCGTGTGCCTGCTGATCCCGAAAGAGGATACGGTGACGGTCGAGAAGATCAAGAAGGCAATCGAAGCCGCCTATAAGGAAGGCGAGGCAAAGCTGAAGGGCAATGGCAAGAGTGTACCTCCGCTGGCTGCGCTGAAGACGCCGCTGCGTGATGGCGATGTGGAGAAGCCGGATGATGAGTCCTATGCAGGGCATTACTTCCTGAACGCCAACAACACGACTGCTCCGGGCATCGTGGATGCCGACCGCCAGCCGATCCTGCAGCGTTCCGAGGTGTATTCCGGTGTGTATGGCCGTGCATCCATCTCGTTCTATGCGTTCAACAGCTCTGGCAACAAGGGCATCGCGTGTTCGCTGAACAACCTGCAGAAGATCGCCGATGGTGAGCATCTGGGCGGCAAGGCAAGTGCAGAGGATGACTTTGCAACGGAAGAGGACGACGATTTCCTCAGCTGA